A DNA window from Nerophis lumbriciformis linkage group LG03, RoL_Nlum_v2.1, whole genome shotgun sequence contains the following coding sequences:
- the pgap6 gene encoding post-GPI attachment to proteins factor 6 isoform X2, with protein sequence MGIYFPGCLLFFALSTSAFEDSGEVTFVSEFSSKPNQKLSKYGWYGNVRLQSFHIPEETAIARWLFTVTKDQRFYCRPSNVSIYIRHGAPPVINPIGTAFPNATLWSRLLVVNLSVTAAQNSATFNLSNPAPGDWFVAAHLPEDDGRIEQKGFPSCTYMFQPQLSIRRAVDTPILQQGQSLRQTATPDNPARLKLYVPQFASSVSVSLDECASKEGTGSANCSLVLSLGSNSLLEVPVRVNCSGRSCSASLTNPPWDTWLRVVVESVQDNQTAIFNVSSDYTVGCKPESVGLAADDDFINVGGNINSSVAANSSAGTESIRESPLSLRSACVRRIPVRQEETDILSLRFTPAHNGPNVSVTTTQPTLLMYPLPETATGGTLNLQLTLNTTNTTLGNGSNVVACLSLHTPVLKLNNSQPCRTALFGGYGLIVNVSSPKAMVRLSFPKATTWYLTLQLTCNSTDCENVSVASVVPEVFISACVDDCGTFGECRLLRSYTYLYASCSCTAGWKGWGCTDSSTALSFSFQLLATLLLTLSNFFFVPAIVVAIKRLYITEAAVYLFTAFFSTFYHACDQPGEAEWCIMRYDTLQYCDFLGSICSIWVTILCMARVRNTMKCTLFMLGALLIAMSLQLDRRGLWNLVAPILCALLFMVAVWTYQGVQRRHCYPPSWQRWVFYIIPGLLCAVVGVCLYIFAETEENYYYTHSLWHILVATCVVFLLPPADKNLEAGGWSKGWRPHWNWDWSWVRTTQVCGHTLWPSSKAEFYTVS encoded by the exons ATGGGGATTTATTTCCCCGGTTGCCTGCTTTTCTTCGCCCTTTCAACGTCGGCGTTTGAAGACA GTGGAGAGGTGACGTTCGTATCCGAGTTCTCATCCAAGCCTAATCAGAAGTTGTCCAAGTACGGCTGGTATGGTAATGTCAGGTTGCAGAGCTTCCACATACCTGAGGAGACTGCTATAGCCCGCTGGCTCTTCACCGTAACCAAGGACCAAAGATTTTACTGCCGACCGAGTAACGTCTCCAT CTATATTAGGCATGGCGCCCCTCCCGTAATAAACCCCATTGGCACTGCGTTTCCCAACGCCACACTGTGGAGTCGTCTTCTCGTCGTGAACCTCTCAGTGACCGCCGCGCAGAACTCCGCAACATTCAACTTGTCCAACCCTGCGCCCGGGGACTGGTTTGTTGCCGCCCACCTGCCGGAAGATGACGGCCGCATTGAGCAGAAG GGCTTTCCATCTTGCACCTATATGTTCCAACCTCAGCTGTCAATCAGAAGGGCAGTTGACACACCCATACTACAACAGGGACAGTCGCTTCGACAGACTGCTACCCCTGACAACCCTGCACGCCTCAA GTTGTATGTACCACAGTTTGCCTCCTCGGTCTCTGTGTCTTTGGATGAGTGTGCGTCAAAAGAGGGTACGGGAAGTGCAAACTGTTCACTGGTCCTCAGTCTGGGCTCAAATTCTCTGCTGGAGGTCCCAGTTAGAGTGAACTGTTCGGGGAGGAGCTGCTCCGCTTCTCTCACCAACCCACCCTGGGACACCTGGTTACGAGTTGTGGTGGAGAGTGTTCAGGACAACCAGACTGCGATCTTTAACGTGTCGTCGGACTACACTG TGGGGTGTAAGCCAGAAAGTGTGGGTCTTGCAGCCGATGATGACTTCATCAATGTTGGCGGTAACATCAACTCCTCAGTAGCAGCCAATAGCTCTGCGGGGACGGAGTCCATCAGGGAATCTCCGCTTTCGCTGCGGTCCGCCTGCGTAAGGCGCATCCCAGTGCGCCAGGAGGAAACCGACATTCTGTCTCTCAGATTCACCCCAGCTCACAATGGACCCAATGTCAGCGTCACGACCACGCAGCCTACACTCCTTATGTACCCGCTGCCCGAAACAGCCACAGGCGGCACACTCAACTTGCAGCTCACACTGAACACC ACGAACACAACATTGGGGAACGGCAGTAATGTTGTGGCCTGCCTCTCACTCCACACGCCGGTTCTGAAGCTCAACAACTCTCAACCATGCCGCACAG CACTGTTTGGAGGATACGGCCTTATTGTGAACGTGAGCTCTCCCAAAGCCATGGTCCGTCTGTCTTTCCCCAAGGCAACAACATGGTACCTCACTCTGCAGCTCACATGCAACAG CACTGACTGTGAGAATGTGTCCGTGGCGTCCGTGGTCCCGGAGGTTTTTATCAGCGCCTGCGTGGATGACTGCGGCACATTTGGTGAATGTAGACTACTGAGGTCCTACACCTACCTGTACGCCTCCTGTTCGTGCACGGCCG GTTGGAAGGGTTGGGGCTGCACCGACAGCTCCACAGCTCTGTCATTCAGCTTCCAGCTCTTGGCCACCCTGCTGCTCACGCTCAGTAACTTCTTCTTCGTACCGGCAATCGTGGTGGCCATCAAACGATTGTACATCACAGAGGCGGCCGTCTACCTCTTCACGGCGTTCTTCTCTACG TTCTACCATGCCTGTGACCAGCCAGGTGAAGCCGAGTGGTGCATAATGCGCTACGACACCCTCCAATACTGTGACTTCCTGGGGTCCATCTGTTCCATCTGGGTCACCATCCTGTGCATGGCTCGTGTCAGGAACACCATGAAATGT ACCCTGTTCATGCTCGGGGCTTTGCTGATTGCCATGTCACTGCAGCTTGACCGTAGGGGCTTGTGGAACCTGGTTGCCCCCATCCTCTGTGCCTTACTCTTCATGGTGGCTGTTTGG ACGTACCAAGGGGTGCAGCGCCGCCATTGCTACCCCCCCTCCTGGCAGAGATGGGTCTTCTACATCATCCCGGGCCTGCTCTGCGCCGTCGTCGGCGTGTGCCTGTACATTTTCGCCGAGACGGAGGAGAACTACTACTACACCCACTCGCTGTGGCACATCCTGGTGGCCACCTGCGTGGTCTTCCTGCTGCCCCCCGCCGACAAGAACCTGGAGGCCGGCGGCTGGTCCAAAGGCTGGAGGCCCCATTGGAATTGGGACTGGAGTTGGGTTCGGACGACCCAGGTCTGCGGACACACGCTGTGGCCGAGCAGCAAAGCTGAGTTCTACACTGTCTCGTAA
- the pgap6 gene encoding post-GPI attachment to proteins factor 6 isoform X1, translating to MGIYFPGCLLFFALSTSAFEDSGEVTFVSEFSSKPNQKLSKYGWYGNVRLQSFHIPEETAIARWLFTVTKDQRFYCRPSNVSIYIRHGAPPVINPIGTAFPNATLWSRLLVVNLSVTAAQNSATFNLSNPAPGDWFVAAHLPEDDGRIEQKGFPSCTYMFQPQLSIRRAVDTPILQQGQSLRQTATPDNPARLKLYVPQFASSVSVSLDECASKEGTGSANCSLVLSLGSNSLLEVPVRVNCSGRSCSASLTNPPWDTWLRVVVESVQDNQTAIFNVSSDYTVGCKPESVGLAADDDFINVGGNINSSVAANSSAGTESIRESPLSLRSACVRRIPVRQEETDILSLRFTPAHNGPNVSVTTTQPTLLMYPLPETATGGTLNLQLTLNTTNTTLGNGSNVVACLSLHTPVLKLNNSQPCRTVSAALFGGYGLIVNVSSPKAMVRLSFPKATTWYLTLQLTCNSTDCENVSVASVVPEVFISACVDDCGTFGECRLLRSYTYLYASCSCTAGWKGWGCTDSSTALSFSFQLLATLLLTLSNFFFVPAIVVAIKRLYITEAAVYLFTAFFSTFYHACDQPGEAEWCIMRYDTLQYCDFLGSICSIWVTILCMARVRNTMKCTLFMLGALLIAMSLQLDRRGLWNLVAPILCALLFMVAVWTYQGVQRRHCYPPSWQRWVFYIIPGLLCAVVGVCLYIFAETEENYYYTHSLWHILVATCVVFLLPPADKNLEAGGWSKGWRPHWNWDWSWVRTTQVCGHTLWPSSKAEFYTVS from the exons ATGGGGATTTATTTCCCCGGTTGCCTGCTTTTCTTCGCCCTTTCAACGTCGGCGTTTGAAGACA GTGGAGAGGTGACGTTCGTATCCGAGTTCTCATCCAAGCCTAATCAGAAGTTGTCCAAGTACGGCTGGTATGGTAATGTCAGGTTGCAGAGCTTCCACATACCTGAGGAGACTGCTATAGCCCGCTGGCTCTTCACCGTAACCAAGGACCAAAGATTTTACTGCCGACCGAGTAACGTCTCCAT CTATATTAGGCATGGCGCCCCTCCCGTAATAAACCCCATTGGCACTGCGTTTCCCAACGCCACACTGTGGAGTCGTCTTCTCGTCGTGAACCTCTCAGTGACCGCCGCGCAGAACTCCGCAACATTCAACTTGTCCAACCCTGCGCCCGGGGACTGGTTTGTTGCCGCCCACCTGCCGGAAGATGACGGCCGCATTGAGCAGAAG GGCTTTCCATCTTGCACCTATATGTTCCAACCTCAGCTGTCAATCAGAAGGGCAGTTGACACACCCATACTACAACAGGGACAGTCGCTTCGACAGACTGCTACCCCTGACAACCCTGCACGCCTCAA GTTGTATGTACCACAGTTTGCCTCCTCGGTCTCTGTGTCTTTGGATGAGTGTGCGTCAAAAGAGGGTACGGGAAGTGCAAACTGTTCACTGGTCCTCAGTCTGGGCTCAAATTCTCTGCTGGAGGTCCCAGTTAGAGTGAACTGTTCGGGGAGGAGCTGCTCCGCTTCTCTCACCAACCCACCCTGGGACACCTGGTTACGAGTTGTGGTGGAGAGTGTTCAGGACAACCAGACTGCGATCTTTAACGTGTCGTCGGACTACACTG TGGGGTGTAAGCCAGAAAGTGTGGGTCTTGCAGCCGATGATGACTTCATCAATGTTGGCGGTAACATCAACTCCTCAGTAGCAGCCAATAGCTCTGCGGGGACGGAGTCCATCAGGGAATCTCCGCTTTCGCTGCGGTCCGCCTGCGTAAGGCGCATCCCAGTGCGCCAGGAGGAAACCGACATTCTGTCTCTCAGATTCACCCCAGCTCACAATGGACCCAATGTCAGCGTCACGACCACGCAGCCTACACTCCTTATGTACCCGCTGCCCGAAACAGCCACAGGCGGCACACTCAACTTGCAGCTCACACTGAACACC ACGAACACAACATTGGGGAACGGCAGTAATGTTGTGGCCTGCCTCTCACTCCACACGCCGGTTCTGAAGCTCAACAACTCTCAACCATGCCGCACAG TTTCTGCAGCACTGTTTGGAGGATACGGCCTTATTGTGAACGTGAGCTCTCCCAAAGCCATGGTCCGTCTGTCTTTCCCCAAGGCAACAACATGGTACCTCACTCTGCAGCTCACATGCAACAG CACTGACTGTGAGAATGTGTCCGTGGCGTCCGTGGTCCCGGAGGTTTTTATCAGCGCCTGCGTGGATGACTGCGGCACATTTGGTGAATGTAGACTACTGAGGTCCTACACCTACCTGTACGCCTCCTGTTCGTGCACGGCCG GTTGGAAGGGTTGGGGCTGCACCGACAGCTCCACAGCTCTGTCATTCAGCTTCCAGCTCTTGGCCACCCTGCTGCTCACGCTCAGTAACTTCTTCTTCGTACCGGCAATCGTGGTGGCCATCAAACGATTGTACATCACAGAGGCGGCCGTCTACCTCTTCACGGCGTTCTTCTCTACG TTCTACCATGCCTGTGACCAGCCAGGTGAAGCCGAGTGGTGCATAATGCGCTACGACACCCTCCAATACTGTGACTTCCTGGGGTCCATCTGTTCCATCTGGGTCACCATCCTGTGCATGGCTCGTGTCAGGAACACCATGAAATGT ACCCTGTTCATGCTCGGGGCTTTGCTGATTGCCATGTCACTGCAGCTTGACCGTAGGGGCTTGTGGAACCTGGTTGCCCCCATCCTCTGTGCCTTACTCTTCATGGTGGCTGTTTGG ACGTACCAAGGGGTGCAGCGCCGCCATTGCTACCCCCCCTCCTGGCAGAGATGGGTCTTCTACATCATCCCGGGCCTGCTCTGCGCCGTCGTCGGCGTGTGCCTGTACATTTTCGCCGAGACGGAGGAGAACTACTACTACACCCACTCGCTGTGGCACATCCTGGTGGCCACCTGCGTGGTCTTCCTGCTGCCCCCCGCCGACAAGAACCTGGAGGCCGGCGGCTGGTCCAAAGGCTGGAGGCCCCATTGGAATTGGGACTGGAGTTGGGTTCGGACGACCCAGGTCTGCGGACACACGCTGTGGCCGAGCAGCAAAGCTGAGTTCTACACTGTCTCGTAA